One Archangium violaceum genomic window, CCCTTCCCTGGATGCGCTCGTCGCCGCCAGCATCCGGCTCGACGTCCCCCCGATTGAGATCGGCGAGCGATTGTCCGGCTACGTGGGTTGGCTGCGCTGACTCAGGGGCGAGTCGGGAGCGGGAGGGCGTGGTGCTCGAGCACGGCGAGCAGCTCGGAGGGGAGGGGGCTCTCCACCCGCACCTGCTTCTTCGTCACCGGGTGGGTGATTCCCAGTGCCTTCGCGTGCAGGAAGAAGCGGCTCAATCCCGGCTCCTCGCGTCCTCCGTACAGCGTGTCCCCCACGATGGGCGCTCCCACCGCCGCCAGGTGCGCGCGGACCTGGTGCAGCACCCCCGTGGAGATGCGTACCTCCACCAGGCTGTACTCTCCCGCGCGCTCCAGCACCCGGAACTCCGAGTGCGCATCCCTCGCGCCCTCGCCTCCGTCCAGCGCCGGCTCCACCCGGTCCGGGTGTCTCGGGTGGTGCCGCAGCGGCAGGTCGATCTCCCCGTCGTCCGCCAGCGGCCCCGTCACCAGGGCCCAGTAGCGCTTGTCCACCTCGCGTCCGCCGAACGCCTCGCGCACCGCCGTCCACGCCTCTCGCGTGCGCGCCGCCACCATCACCCCGGACGTCTCGA contains:
- a CDS encoding RluA family pseudouridine synthase; this encodes MNENATGTTHTLVVEAGKAGQRVDLFIGEALGLSRAKLKRLFDSGAVKVDGRAAKKGLLVAVGQRITVVVPEERREVVPDPEAPLSVLHSDEVLVFVDKPAGRPSHPLQPGETGTVANALVARYPECARASEDEREGGLCHRLDIETSGVMVAARTREAWTAVREAFGGREVDKRYWALVTGPLADDGEIDLPLRHHPRHPDRVEPALDGGEGARDAHSEFRVLERAGEYSLVEVRISTGVLHQVRAHLAAVGAPIVGDTLYGGREEPGLSRFFLHAKALGITHPVTKKQVRVESPLPSELLAVLEHHALPLPTRP